Part of the Melopsittacus undulatus isolate bMelUnd1 chromosome Z, bMelUnd1.mat.Z, whole genome shotgun sequence genome is shown below.
AAATAAAAGTAAACAGTCTAGTAAAAGTCACTGCGAGGCGCACGTGTTGTGTCTGGGTCACTGGCGACCGCCACTGACCCGGCTgggtgtctgtctgtctgtccccccggcccccccgcAGCTGGGAACTGCTGGCTCCGGCAGGCGCGGAACGGCCGCTGCCAGGTCCTCTACAAAACCGACCTCAGCAAGGAGGAGTGCTGCAAGACCGGCCGCCTGACGACTTCGTGGACGGAGGAGGACGTCAACGACAACACTCTTTTTAAGTGGATGATTTTTAATGGGGGAGCTCCAAACTGCATCCCGTGCAAAGGTGAGGGGGTGCTGGCGAGCTGCTCTTCCCTGGGAAGCGGTGCAGGCAGGGCCTGGGGGAGGAGGAgttgagaaggaaaagagggggGTGACGGGGGCAACGCGTTCTCCTCCCGCCTCCTTCCTCGCTGGGGTTTTGAGGGGCGTCTCGTACCGGCCCCGGGATGGGTGAGGGGACCCCATCTCTGCTTGGTCGCCGGGAGGAGGGGAGCGACCTCCTCTTTTCCTCCGCCTGCCCCAGCCCTCAGCGGCGGGGGCAATTTCAGTTCCTCGAGTGGTGTTTCCCGGaggagggtggggggaaggtgtttgtttctgtgctctGGGGTCacagtgtcttttttttcttcaagcagTTTTGACACCAGGTCTGTTCTGCACACTCGGTACTAAAGTGGTGCCTCTTTCCTTCCATCAGAAACATGCGAGAATGTGGACTGTGGACCCgggaagaaatgtaaaatgaacAAGAAGAACAAACCTCGGTGTGTTTGTGCTCCGGATTGCTCTAATATCACTTGGAAGGGTCCTGTGTGTGGCTTAGATGGGAAAACCTACAGGAACGAGTGTGCCCTTCTCAAAGCCAGATGTAAAGAACAGCCCGAACTTGAAGTCCAGTATCAGGGCAAATGCAAAAGTAGGTTTGCATATCTAATCCCATCTCCCTCAAATGCCAAAGGGTGTGTGTCTAAGTGTAGGGAGGAGGAGCTGTTGGATGTACTTCCCCACAGGAACCAGAGTGGTGTTCCTAATGCTGGGAGACAGTAGCTAATCCATACTCGGCAGACAAGGCCTTAGCTGGATTGAGGGTTCCCCACAGTCTAGCAGCACTTGTGTCCCACTAGCTACCCTGAGTTGGGAAAGTTCCCTCCAGCTGCCCTTAAATGGCCAGAGCCAATGAAGGCAAATTTGATCATTTGTTTCATTGTGTCACCCTTTTACTCCCCAACAGGGCTCTGGGATCTCCTGTTAATCACtgtgtttctgtctttgtttcagAGACCTGTAGGGATGTTTTATGCCCTGGCAGCTCCACGTGTGTGGTTGACCAAACTAACAACGCCTACTGTGTGACATGTAATCGAATTTGTCCAGAGCCTACCTCCCCTGAACAGTATCTCTGTGGGAATGACGGCATCACTTATGCCAGCGCCTGCCACCTGAGGAAAGCGACTTGTCTACTGGGCAGATCCATTGGATTAGCCTACGAAGGAAAATGCATCAGTAGGTATCTTGGTAGGAGGATAAGGTTGGGGGGGAGCTTCCTCGGTCAGTGGTTTCATAGTATTGTGTGTGCAATTGGATGGATGTAGTGAGcactggggaggaggaaaggcttCCAGCAGCCTGGGTTAGTGCTCCCCACCAGAAGAAGGAGAGCCAGGGAAAGCTTTGCCCCAGAAAAGGCTGCAGAAGGGGTGAGGGAGTAGAGGGACTGATCCTGCTTCTCTTGCTATCCCTGTGAGTGCTGACACTAGTATCCAAGGGAGAAGTAGCCGCCATTAAATAGATGATGACATGGTTACAGTGTAACAAGGTCTCGATATTCAGTGGATCTGGATTCCTGGAAACAATTGTCTTCAAGTGGTCTTGGCAAAGCTTGCTTTAACTTAATTGGAAACAGCTGATCACTTTTCCCTCTTTAGAAATAATGCAGAGTTTGGAGACAGTTGGTGGGTGAAGATAGGAAAATAATCTCTGTGCATCCTGACATTTTGTACTGTGATTTCCAGAAAGGACTGATACTGAAGCATGTTATGAGGAAGCACCTTCAGGGCAGGCTCTGCTCCCCAAAACTGCTGAGGAAATTTAGGGGAGGCTGCTTTTAGTTGGCAAAGGTTGAGGTGAATTCTCTTTCCAGTCTGGTAGGCAACTACTCTGTGTGGgttagtttaaaaataattgatttaGAAACGCTGAATGTGTTGACAAATTCTGCACTTACCACTAATTTGGGGAGCTGAATTTCCACAGACTTCAAACAAAGCAGGAAAGTCATGTACAATAGGCAAATGTAATTCTGTATTCCCAGGGCCAAGCTCTGCTGGCACAGCTGTCTTTCCTCCCCCACATATAGACAGGCAATGGTGTCCAAGGGACTACTTGCTTGAGCAAAATCAGCAAGTATCATCACATCTCCTGCATCTGAGCTTTGTCTATTCACAgttcacaggagaaaaaggagtttggggttgtttgttgttgcttttcttttttctttgtcttttcactTACCTCTTGTATCCTGTGTGTATTTTTAGAAGCCAAATCCTGTGAAGACATTCAGTGCAGCGCTGGGAAGAAATGCCTGTGGGATTTTAAGGTTGGCAGAGGTCGGTGTGCCCTCTGTGATGAGCTCTGCCCTGAAAGCAAGTCAGACGAGGCAGTCTGTGCCAGCGATAACACCACTTACCCAAGTGAGTGTGCCATGAAAGAGGCAGCCTGCTCCATGGGTGTGCTTCTAGAAGTAAAGCACTCTGGATCTTGCAACTGTAAGTGAGATTTTTAACTCTGCAGACACTTAAAGCTTCTGAAGGCAATCCCTAGGTACTGAAGACTTACGCCTTTAAACATAAGAAAGCTCGACTTGGAGATTTGAGATACAGCACAGGTGACATATACGTATGTACCTATCATGCACACACTTTGGTTACTGATTAAATGCAATAGATCAACAACCAGCTGACCTtcaagttgggttttttggggatATTCAAAGGACAAGTCATTCTGTCAGAAAGGGGTTGCCCTAAGAATGTAAttctagtgattttttttttcctactttgtcTGCTCTCGTGTGCTTCGCTGATTGCTTTATTAACGCCCTGATAAACTCTTAACTCGGTCCAAAAGAACAAGCCTAATGGTAGCACATGGGCATCTGGTTGAGCACAGTTGCCTCTTCTAACTCTGAATGAAGGACACAAAACAATTAAACCTAGAACGCAAGAGCGcttttcatttgatttcagGAATCTGCCAATAAAACCTGAGCCATTGATTCTTCAGAACTTTCTGCAGTTTTGACTTCATAGATTACGTATAAAAAACCTTATTGCATAACAGCAGATGCCAAAGAGCATCTCACTACAAGTCGCATAAAATGCAACGCTGTATTATGGCTGTTCAGAGGGCTTTGAAAACATGCACTGAGCTGCTTCTGCGCTGTTGTTGTCCTTATTTAAACAACAGCTCCCCTGTATTCCCCCATCTAGCCATTAATGAAGATCCAGAGGACGAAGACGAAGATGAAGACCAGGACTACAGCTTTCCTATATCTTCCATTCTAGAGTGGTAAAAGCTCCATCACTTATTGGAACAGCCATTGGGCACAAAATCAATGTCCATACTGTACATAAGTGTATGCCTATttattttggggagaaaaaaaaagtatacatATAGTTGAGTCTCGTAGACATTTATTTATACTGTGTCATGTTTTATAATTTATACATAAAATGTCTGGTTGACTGTACACCTTGTTTTTTGAAGAAATTTATTCGTTACGGGAAGAGCAGTGTTATTTATTGTGAGGTCTCTTGCTTGTAAagtaaagcttttcttttttcttgcaaacTATAAAAGTCCATTCCTTAGAGCTTACCCACATGATCTCATCTGTTTCACTGATGTTAACTCTTTTCCACTTTAACAAACTTGCATGTTGGTTTCTATTATGTTTATTTATTGGATTTTCTTCTTGCCGGTTCTGTATGTAAAAGCTCCTCGGGTTTTTGTTTACAAGGAATCTTGACTGACCAAAAGGCGTTGTAACTGACTTAAGTATACTTCCAGGGTGCAGTGAGGCAATCTTTAAGGAAACTTCTTCCACTTCACTTTTCTCTACTTCTGATCACATCATGTACTGAAGTGATCTCAATGTTCTGAGCGTTTATACTGTACTATACAAATTACAGACCCAAAGAAATCGGATTATGAAGGTTGTTAACTACAGGGCTTACTGTAATAAGaataaaggttttattttatttttattgtttcggggtttttttttgtaacatgcATAACTGTTTTATCAGGTGTTTCCTTTAAGATGGTCTTTCAGTACCACTTTCGAAGTTTTCTTTCCCAATCAGTGTGTCACTAAAAGTTATATCAAAGCTTTATCAGTTCaagtttcttgcttttcataatactttttttctgatgcaattttatattttcaaacatGGCGAGTtaaatataaattcatttaaatatatagtTTTGTACTTTTCTACCATGTAAATGTGCAATGTATATAAAAGTTATAATGtgtatttgtaaataaatgatgagtgaaaaaaataataaaatggaattttCCTTAGAGGCAGTCCTCAGCTTTGGTTCTAAAGGGTTTTTGCCCTCTGGTGCAAAGAAGACAGTTTACTGGTGGTTAGGGGAAAGAAGC
Proteins encoded:
- the FST gene encoding follistatin isoform X2, with amino-acid sequence MLNQRIHPGMLLLLMFLCHFMEDHTVQAGNCWLRQARNGRCQVLYKTDLSKEECCKTGRLTTSWTEEDVNDNTLFKWMIFNGGAPNCIPCKETCENVDCGPGKKCKMNKKNKPRCVCAPDCSNITWKGPVCGLDGKTYRNECALLKARCKEQPELEVQYQGKCKKTCRDVLCPGSSTCVVDQTNNAYCVTCNRICPEPTSPEQYLCGNDGITYASACHLRKATCLLGRSIGLAYEGKCIKAKSCEDIQCSAGKKCLWDFKVGRGRCALCDELCPESKSDEAVCASDNTTYPTINEDPEDEDEDEDQDYSFPISSILEW
- the FST gene encoding follistatin isoform X1, whose amino-acid sequence is MLNQRIHPGMLLLLMFLCHFMEDHTVQAGNCWLRQARNGRCQVLYKTDLSKEECCKTGRLTTSWTEEDVNDNTLFKWMIFNGGAPNCIPCKETCENVDCGPGKKCKMNKKNKPRCVCAPDCSNITWKGPVCGLDGKTYRNECALLKARCKEQPELEVQYQGKCKKTCRDVLCPGSSTCVVDQTNNAYCVTCNRICPEPTSPEQYLCGNDGITYASACHLRKATCLLGRSIGLAYEGKCIKAKSCEDIQCSAGKKCLWDFKVGRGRCALCDELCPESKSDEAVCASDNTTYPSECAMKEAACSMGVLLEVKHSGSCNSINEDPEDEDEDEDQDYSFPISSILEW